The nucleotide window CAGAATAATCATGACGACCTTCGGCGACATGTACAAGATTCCGACGCCGAGGGGAAGCTTCGCCGATTTGAAGAGCGAGGGCTACGACGTCCGCGTTGTTTACTCAATCTACGACACCTACCGCATAGCCAAGGAGAACCCCGACAGGACGGTGGTCCACTTCTCACCGGGCTTCGAGACGACCACAGCTCCGGCCGCGGGAATGCTCAACGTTGTTGCCCAGGAGGAGCTGGAAAACTTCAAGATTTACTCGGTTCACAGGCTCACGCCACCGGCGGTTGAGGTCCTCATAAAGCAGGGGACGCGCTTCCACGGGCTCATTGACCCCGGCCACGTCTCGGTTATAATAGGCGTCAAGGGCTGGGAGCCGATAACCGAGAAGTACGGAGTTCCCCAGGTTATAGCCGGTTTCGAGCCGGTTGACATGCTCCTCGCGATACTCTACCTCGTCAGAATGGTGAAGGCCGGCGAGGCGAAGATAATCAACGAGTACACCCGCTCCGTTAAATACGAGGGCAACGTCGTTGCCCAGAAGCTCATAGACAAGTTCTTCGAGGTCAAGGACGCGAGGTGGCGCGCCCTCGGGGTCATGCCCAAGAGCGGGCTCGAGCTGAGGAAGGAGTGGAAGGAGCTCGAGATAAGAACCTACTACGACCCCGAAGTCCCGAAGCTCCCCGACCTCGAGAAGGGCTGTCTCTGCGGTGCAATCCTCAGGGGATTAGCTTTGCCACCGCAGTGCCCGCACTTCGGAAAGACCTGCACGCCGAGGCACCCGATAGGGCCGTGCATGGTGTCCTACGAGGGAACGTGCTCGATATTCTACAAGTACGGGGCGTTGTTCTAACACCAAAGGTTCAAAACTCCACTCTCGTTTTCAACTTTTGGTTTTGGAAACCTATAAAGGCTCCAAATACCGAGAAAAACCGGTGGGTGGGCATGAAGGCTTACCGTATTCACGTTCAGGGCATCGTTCAGGCCGTTGGATTCAGGCCGTTCATTTACCGCATAGCCCACGAGCACAACCTGAGGGGCTACGTCAAGAACCTCGGCGATGCGGGAGTCGAGATAGTCGTCGAAGGCCGTGAAGAGGATATAGAGGCATTCATAGAGGACATCTACCGCAAGAAACCCCCGCTCGCGAGGATTGACAGGCTTGAGAAGAAGGAAATCCCGCCCCAGGGCTTCGACCGCTTCTACATCGAGAAGAGCTCGAAGGGTGGAAGCGGTGGGGACTCGATAATTCCGCCCGACATAGCCATCTGCGAGGACTGCCTGAGAGAACTTTTCGACCCGACGAACAAGCGCTACATGTACCCCTTCATCGTCTGCACCAACTGTGGGCCGAGGTTCACAATTATCGAGGATTTACCCTACGACCGCGAGAACACGACGATGAAGGAATTTCCGATGTGCGACTTCTGCGAGAGCGAGTACAGAGACCCGCTCAACCGGCGCTACCATGCTGAACCCGTCTGCTGTCCCGTCTGCGGGCCGAGCTACCGTCTCTACACGAGCGACGGGGAGGAAATCACCGGCGACCCGCTGAGGAAGGCAGCGGAGCTTATAGACAGGGGTTACATCGTCGCAATCAAGGGAATCGGCGGAATCCATCTGGCGTGCGACGCGACAAGGGAAGACGTCGTTGCCGAGCTGAGGAAGAGGACCTTCAGGCCCCAGAAGCCCTTCGCGATAATGGCTGACTCGCTTGAGACGGTCAAAAGCTTCGCCTACGTGAGCGAGGAGGAAGAGGAGGAGCTGACCAGCTATAGAAGACCAATCGTGACGCTCCGCAAGAGAGAACCCTTCCCCCTGCCCGAGAACCTCGCGCCCGGTTTGCATACAATCGGCGTCATGCTCCCCTACGCGGGAACGCACTACATACTCTTCCACTGGAGTAAGACTAAGGTCTACGTGATGACCTCAGCCAACTACCCGGGAATGCCGATGGTCAAGGACAACGAGAGGGCCTTCGAGGAGCTGAAGGACGTCGCTGACTACTTCCTGCTCCACAACAGAAGGATACTCAACCGCGCGGACGATAGCGTGATTCGCTTCGTTGACGGAAGGAGGGCCGTTATTAGGAGAAGCAGAGGTTTTGTGCCCCTCCCTATAGAGATTCCCTTCAACTACCGCGGTCTGGCAGTCGGTGCGGAGCTGATGAACGCCTTCGGCGTGGCCAAGAACGGGAAGGTTTACCCGAGCCAGTACATCGGCAACACCGGAAAGGTCGAGGTTCTTGAGTTCATGAGGGAAGCGATAGAGCACTTCAAGAGGATTCTCCGGGTTAGGGAGTTCGATTTAATCGTCGCCGACCTCCACCCGACCTACAACACGACAAAGCTCGCCATGGAGCTTGCGAACGAGTTAAACGTCGAGCTGCTCCAGGTTCAGCATCACTACGCCCACATAGCGAGTGTCTTAGCCGAGAAGAACCTCGAATCAGCTGTAGGAATAGCCGTTGATGGAGTGGGCTACGGAACCGATGGCAACACGTGGGGTGGCGAGGTGCTCTACCTCGGCTACGAGGACGTGGAGAGGCTGGCTCATATAGATTACTACCCGCTTCCCGGCGGGGACCTGGCGAGCTACTACCCGCTCAGGGCCCTGATGGGAATCCTAAGCAAGGTCTACAGCGT belongs to Thermococcus sp. AM4 and includes:
- the hypF gene encoding carbamoyltransferase HypF; the encoded protein is MKAYRIHVQGIVQAVGFRPFIYRIAHEHNLRGYVKNLGDAGVEIVVEGREEDIEAFIEDIYRKKPPLARIDRLEKKEIPPQGFDRFYIEKSSKGGSGGDSIIPPDIAICEDCLRELFDPTNKRYMYPFIVCTNCGPRFTIIEDLPYDRENTTMKEFPMCDFCESEYRDPLNRRYHAEPVCCPVCGPSYRLYTSDGEEITGDPLRKAAELIDRGYIVAIKGIGGIHLACDATREDVVAELRKRTFRPQKPFAIMADSLETVKSFAYVSEEEEEELTSYRRPIVTLRKREPFPLPENLAPGLHTIGVMLPYAGTHYILFHWSKTKVYVMTSANYPGMPMVKDNERAFEELKDVADYFLLHNRRILNRADDSVIRFVDGRRAVIRRSRGFVPLPIEIPFNYRGLAVGAELMNAFGVAKNGKVYPSQYIGNTGKVEVLEFMREAIEHFKRILRVREFDLIVADLHPTYNTTKLAMELANELNVELLQVQHHYAHIASVLAEKNLESAVGIAVDGVGYGTDGNTWGGEVLYLGYEDVERLAHIDYYPLPGGDLASYYPLRALMGILSKVYSVEELEGVIRKCCPKAIGSLKYGEVEFSVALNQLAKGINLAYASSTGRVLDAFSVLLNVAYRRHYEGEPAMKLESFAMKGKNDLKFEVPVEGELLKVEELFVQALDVLEKASPADIAYSVHLALARAFAGVAIEKAREFGVKDVVMSGGVAYNELIVKTVRKAVEASGLKFHVTTEVPRGDNGINVGQAFLGGLYLEGYLTKEDLML
- the hypD gene encoding hydrogenase formation protein HypD, which gives rise to MGTLDKFRDRELAQKIVKKIHEEAKGLDEVRFMHVCGTHEDTVTRTGIRSLLPENVKILSGPGCPVCITPVEDIVKMMEIMRQAYEEGDRIIMTTFGDMYKIPTPRGSFADLKSEGYDVRVVYSIYDTYRIAKENPDRTVVHFSPGFETTTAPAAGMLNVVAQEELENFKIYSVHRLTPPAVEVLIKQGTRFHGLIDPGHVSVIIGVKGWEPITEKYGVPQVIAGFEPVDMLLAILYLVRMVKAGEAKIINEYTRSVKYEGNVVAQKLIDKFFEVKDARWRALGVMPKSGLELRKEWKELEIRTYYDPEVPKLPDLEKGCLCGAILRGLALPPQCPHFGKTCTPRHPIGPCMVSYEGTCSIFYKYGALF